Proteins from one Acropora muricata isolate sample 2 chromosome 9, ASM3666990v1, whole genome shotgun sequence genomic window:
- the LOC136927455 gene encoding ephrin-B3-like: MNTFGVLIIFGLASVYGRDVYTSINWDPRNPIFKADGKNCGPGPRQLKVRLNSQVYLVCPNLATVLHPRGTDVQTSDMWENIWLLKNKTAFDDCDVSQLPDAQRSKDLHPCDNPTGLDFLSLLFLEHAAGRDDRTFDEGRTYYVMATSDGTQSSVNDLSGGHCNDTSNNVDMRIEVYVCNKTGDRICDSTNVGVLTCPLPTTTAPTTTTTTAPHTASPYTNVTHGTDPRNNTTVPIMTNRSVAPSKSSGKEENPTKTTTSTTKTTTKTEESETENSVSAQKQGERIGENHEVVELQNSRFRWMVIAITVSCIAVIVIVIFTVYCCSGKKKCPAVFPTVKETPKPGLGMSNIGYVTDTMTRRSVYEAANQPSSQKFNHVTIETTSFN, encoded by the exons ATGAACACATTCGGGGTCTTAATTATCTTTGGGTTAGCAAGCGTTTATGGCCGCGATGTCTACACTTCGATCAACTGGGACCCTCGCAATCCGAT ATTTAAGGCTGATGGCAAAAACTGTGGACCTGGTCCACGACAACTCAAGGTCCGACTGAATTCTCAAGTTTATTTAGTTTGTCCAAATCTGGCAACAGTACTACATCCAAGGGGAACTGATGTTCAAACTTCAGACATgtgggaaaatatttggcttcTTAAGAACAAAACAGCATTTGATGATTGTGATGTGTCGCAGCTTCCAGATGCTCAAAGGAGTAAAGATTTGCACCCCTGCGATAATCCAACTGGCTTGGATTTTTTATCTTTGCTATTCCTGGAACATGCAGCTGGGAGAGATGACCGAACTTTTGACGAGGGAAGGACTTATTATGTAATgg CCACATCTGATGGTACTCAATCTAGTGTCAATGACTTATCTGGTGGTCACTGCAATGACACATCCAACAATGTCGACATGAGAATTGAAGTCTATGTTTGTAACAAAACTGGAG ATCGTATCTGCGATTCAACAAATGTTGGAGTATTGACATGCCCACTTCCAACAACTACTGCACCAACTACTACAACAACTACTGCGCCACATACAGCATCTCCATATACAAACGTAACCCATGGAACTGACCCAAGGAATAATACTACAGTTCCTATCATGACAAACAGGAGTGTGGCTCCATCCAAGTCAtcaggaaaagaagaaaaccctacaaaaacaacaacatcaacaacaaaaacaacaacaaaaacagaagaaagtgaAACAGAAAATTCAGTATCAGCACAAAAACAAGGAGAAAGGATAGGTGAAAATCATGAAGTTGTGGAACTGCAGAATT CTCGTTTTAGGTGGATGGTCATTGCCATAACGGTCTCCTGCATTGCTGTGATTGTCATTGTGATCTTCACTGTCTACTGTTGCTCTGG gaagaaaaaatgccCAGCTGTTTTCCCTACGGTCAAAGAAACACCAAAACCAGGACTTGGTATGAGTAACATTGGGTATGTTACTGACACGATGACAAGAAGAAGTGTCTATGAGGCGGCAAATCAACCCTCCTCTCAGAAATTTAATCACGTCACTATTGAAACAACTTCATTCAATTAA
- the LOC136929152 gene encoding uncharacterized protein isoform X2, translating into MGFRKSRFKADGKNCGPGPRKIKVRLNSQIYLVCPNMATVLQPRDTDVQTSDMWENIWLLRNKEVFDHCDVAHFPLPKRDKDLFICNNPTGLVFVSLLFLEFSAGIDDITFQGGKTYYLMDRTCNSKNIGILTCPPPATTKPHTTSRHTTMLTRGNNLGINKPNPTVPDKSVTQSKSTRAQANQRRTKITRERTTETTRPASPTNEATQENRIGESGEVAMYKSRYLGMAIAQGISCSVVVLIVILGVCKYCSGQKKCSLALPMIKKTPKSRRGISEGGNSAETRGNVSENTANLPSSQ; encoded by the exons ATGGGCTTCAGGAAATCCAG attTAAAGCTGATGGCAAAAACTGTGGGCCTGGTCCCCGAAAAATCAAGGTCCGACTGAATTCTCAAATCTATTTAGTTTGTCCAAATATGGCAACTGTACTACAGCCAAGGGATACTGATGTCCAGACTTCAGACATgtgggaaaatatttggcttcTTCGGAACAAAGAAGTATTTGATCACTGTGATGTGGCACACTTTCCGCTTCCAAAAAGAGATAAAGATTTGTTCATCTGCAATAATCCAACTGGCTTGGTTTTTGTATCTTTGCTATTCCTGGAATTTTCAGCTGGGATAGATGACATAACTTTTCAAGGGGGAAAGACTTATTATTTAATGG ATCGTACCTGCAATTCAAAAAATATTGGAATATTGACATGCCCACCCCCAGCAACTACTAAACCACATACAACATCTCGACATACAACAATGTTAACACGTGGAAACAACCTGGGGATTAATAAGCCTAACCCTACTGTGCCAGACAAGAGTGTAACTCAAAGCAAGTCAACAAGAGCACAAGCAAaccaaagaagaacaaaaataacCAGAGAAAGaacaacagaaacaaccagACCTGCATCCCCAACAAATGAGGCAACGCAAGAAAATAGGATTGGTGAAAGTGGTGAAGTTGCAATGTACAAAT CTCGTTATTTGGGGATGGCCATTGCCCAAGGCATCTCGTGCTCTGTTGTGGTACTCATTGTGATCTTAGGTGTCTGCAAATATTGCTCTGG GCAGAAAAAATGCAGTCTTGCTCTCCCTATGATTAAAAAAACACCCAAATCAAGACGTGGTATCAGTGAAGGTGGAAATTCAGCTGAGACACGAGGAAATGTCTCTGAAAACACTGCCAACCTGCCTTCCTCTCAGTAA
- the LOC136929152 gene encoding uncharacterized protein isoform X1, which translates to MGFRKSRFKADGKNCGPGPRKIKVRLNSQIYLVCPNMATVLQPRDTDVQTSDMWENIWLLRNKEVFDHCDVAHFPLPKRDKDLFICNNPTGLVFVSLLFLEFSAGIDDITFQGGKTYYLMATSDGTQSSVKGVHGGHCNDTYRNVQMKIEVYVCKKTDRTCNSKNIGILTCPPPATTKPHTTSRHTTMLTRGNNLGINKPNPTVPDKSVTQSKSTRAQANQRRTKITRERTTETTRPASPTNEATQENRIGESGEVAMYKSRYLGMAIAQGISCSVVVLIVILGVCKYCSGQKKCSLALPMIKKTPKSRRGISEGGNSAETRGNVSENTANLPSSQ; encoded by the exons ATGGGCTTCAGGAAATCCAG attTAAAGCTGATGGCAAAAACTGTGGGCCTGGTCCCCGAAAAATCAAGGTCCGACTGAATTCTCAAATCTATTTAGTTTGTCCAAATATGGCAACTGTACTACAGCCAAGGGATACTGATGTCCAGACTTCAGACATgtgggaaaatatttggcttcTTCGGAACAAAGAAGTATTTGATCACTGTGATGTGGCACACTTTCCGCTTCCAAAAAGAGATAAAGATTTGTTCATCTGCAATAATCCAACTGGCTTGGTTTTTGTATCTTTGCTATTCCTGGAATTTTCAGCTGGGATAGATGACATAACTTTTCAAGGGGGAAAGACTTATTATTTAATGG CCACATCTGATGGTACTCAATCTAGTGTCAAAGGCGTACACGGTGGTCACTGCAATGACacatacaggaatgtccaaatGAAAATTGAAGTCTATGTTTGTAAAAAAACTG ATCGTACCTGCAATTCAAAAAATATTGGAATATTGACATGCCCACCCCCAGCAACTACTAAACCACATACAACATCTCGACATACAACAATGTTAACACGTGGAAACAACCTGGGGATTAATAAGCCTAACCCTACTGTGCCAGACAAGAGTGTAACTCAAAGCAAGTCAACAAGAGCACAAGCAAaccaaagaagaacaaaaataacCAGAGAAAGaacaacagaaacaaccagACCTGCATCCCCAACAAATGAGGCAACGCAAGAAAATAGGATTGGTGAAAGTGGTGAAGTTGCAATGTACAAAT CTCGTTATTTGGGGATGGCCATTGCCCAAGGCATCTCGTGCTCTGTTGTGGTACTCATTGTGATCTTAGGTGTCTGCAAATATTGCTCTGG GCAGAAAAAATGCAGTCTTGCTCTCCCTATGATTAAAAAAACACCCAAATCAAGACGTGGTATCAGTGAAGGTGGAAATTCAGCTGAGACACGAGGAAATGTCTCTGAAAACACTGCCAACCTGCCTTCCTCTCAGTAA
- the LOC136929152 gene encoding uncharacterized protein isoform X3 — protein MGFRKSRFKADGKNCGPGPRKIKVRLNSQIYLVCPNMATVLQPRDTDVQTSDMWENIWLLRNKEVFDHCDVAHFPLPKRDKDLFICNNPTGLVFVSLLFLEFSAGIDDITFQGGKTYYLMATSDGTQSSVKGVHGGHCNDTYRNVQMKIEVYVCKKTDRTCNSKNIGILTCPPPATTKPHTTSRHTTMLTRGNNLGINKPNPTVPDKSVTQSKSTRAQANQRRTKITRERTTETTRPASPTNEATQENRIGESGEVAMYKCRKNAVLLSL, from the exons ATGGGCTTCAGGAAATCCAG attTAAAGCTGATGGCAAAAACTGTGGGCCTGGTCCCCGAAAAATCAAGGTCCGACTGAATTCTCAAATCTATTTAGTTTGTCCAAATATGGCAACTGTACTACAGCCAAGGGATACTGATGTCCAGACTTCAGACATgtgggaaaatatttggcttcTTCGGAACAAAGAAGTATTTGATCACTGTGATGTGGCACACTTTCCGCTTCCAAAAAGAGATAAAGATTTGTTCATCTGCAATAATCCAACTGGCTTGGTTTTTGTATCTTTGCTATTCCTGGAATTTTCAGCTGGGATAGATGACATAACTTTTCAAGGGGGAAAGACTTATTATTTAATGG CCACATCTGATGGTACTCAATCTAGTGTCAAAGGCGTACACGGTGGTCACTGCAATGACacatacaggaatgtccaaatGAAAATTGAAGTCTATGTTTGTAAAAAAACTG ATCGTACCTGCAATTCAAAAAATATTGGAATATTGACATGCCCACCCCCAGCAACTACTAAACCACATACAACATCTCGACATACAACAATGTTAACACGTGGAAACAACCTGGGGATTAATAAGCCTAACCCTACTGTGCCAGACAAGAGTGTAACTCAAAGCAAGTCAACAAGAGCACAAGCAAaccaaagaagaacaaaaataacCAGAGAAAGaacaacagaaacaaccagACCTGCATCCCCAACAAATGAGGCAACGCAAGAAAATAGGATTGGTGAAAGTGGTGAAGTTGCAATGTACAAAT GCAGAAAAAATGCAGTCTTGCTCTCCCTATGA